From Cannabis sativa cultivar Pink pepper isolate KNU-18-1 chromosome 8, ASM2916894v1, whole genome shotgun sequence, a single genomic window includes:
- the LOC115700892 gene encoding cytochrome P450 704B1: MDNFLLDCSSQNGYTLILMLGCTVLSWILIHRWSQRNKKGPKTWPLVGAAIEQLINYDKMHDWLVQYFSELKTVVVPMPFTTYTYIADPANVEHILKTNFANYPKGETYRSYMEVLLGEGIFNVDGELWRRQRKTASFEFASKNLRDFSTIVFRDYSLKLHGILSQTSFKNQVVDMQELLMRMTLDSICKVGFGVEIGTLAPNLPENNFAQAFDTANIIVTLRFIDPLWRIKRFLNVGSEALLDKSIKTIDDFTYSVIRKRKKEIKEARENSKDSKHDILSRFIELGEDHEDQFTDKGLRDVVLNFVIAGRDTTATTLSWAIYMIMTHPHVAERLYSELKTLEQDQAREENVSLLEFNTDDPNSFNERARQFAGLLSYDALAKLYYLHAVITETLRLYPAVPQDPKGILEDDVLPDGTKVKAGGMVTYVPYSMGRMEYNWGPDASSFNPERWLKDGFFQNASPFKFTAFQAGPRICLGKDSAYLQMKMCLAILCRFYKFTLVAGHPVEYRMMTILSMAHGLKVNITRLP; encoded by the exons ATggacaattttttattagattgTTCTTCTCAAAATggatatacattaatattaatgCTAGGCTGCACTGTCTTATCATGGATTCTCATCCACAGATGGAGCCAGAGGAATAAGAAAGGTCCTAAAACATGGCCCTTAGTGGGAGCTGCAATTGAACAGTTGATTAACTATGACAAAATGCATGATTGGCTCGTTCAATATTTCTCTGAATTGAAGACTGTTGTGGTACCAATGCCTTTCACTACTTATACTTACATTGCAGACCCTGCTAATGTGGAGCATATTCTCAAGACCAACTTTGCTAATTACCCCaag GGTGAGACTTACAGGTCTTACATGGAAGTACTACTTGGAGAAGGGATTTTTAATGTGGACGGCGAGTTGTGGAGGAGACAAAGAAAGACTGCGAGTTTCGAATTTGCATCCAAGAATTTGAGGGACTTTAGTACTATAGTGTTCAGAGATTATAGCTTAAAGCTCCATGGTATTCTTAGCCAAACTTCTTTTAAAAACCAAGTAGTTGATATGCAG GAATTGTTGATGAGGATGACTTTGGACTCTATCTGCAAAGTGGGATTTGGTGTTGAAATTGGAACTTTGGCTCCAAATTTACCCGAAAACAACTTTGCTCAAGCTTTTGACACTGCAAACATCATTGTGACATTACGTTTCATCGATCCATTATGGAGAATAAAGAGATTTCTTAATGTTGGTTCAGAAGCTTTGCTTGATAAGAGCATTAAAACAATTGATGATTTTACATATTCTGTTATTCGAAAGAGGAAAAAAGAGATAAAAGAAGCTCGCGAAAACAGCAAGGATAGCAAG CATGACATATTGTCAAGATTCATTGAGTTAGGAGAAGATCATGAAGATCAGTTTACAGACAAAGGCCTCAGAGATGTTGTGCTTAACTTTGTAATTGCTGGCCGGGATACCACAGCAACAACTCTTTCATGGGCAATTTACATGATAATGACACATCCCCATGTAGCTGAAAGGCTCTATTCAGAGCTCAAAACTCTTGAACAAGATCAAGCAAGAGAAGAAAATGTGTCCTTGCTCGAGTTCAACACCGACGACCCTAATTCTTTCAACGAAAGAGCAAGACAATTTGCAGGACTCTTGAGTTATGATGCATTGGCGAAATTGTACTATTTGCATGCAGTTATCACAGAGACACTACGCTTGTACCCTGCAGTTCCCCAA GATCCCAAGGGAATATTGGAGGATGATGTGTTACCAGATGGAACAAAAGTTAAGGCAGGAGGTATGGTGACTTATGTTCCTTACTCAATGGGGAGAATGGAGTACAATTGGGGTCCAGATGCATCTTCATTCAACCCTGAAAGATGGCTCAAAGATGGTTTTTTCCAAAATGCATCACCATTTAAGTTCACAGCATTTCAg GCTGGACCAAGAATCTGCCTAGGAAAGGACTCTGCATACCTTCAAATGAAGATGTGTTTGGCCATTTTGTGTAGATTTTATAAGTTTACTTTGGTGGCTGGTCATCCAGTGGAGTATAGAATGATGACTATTCTTTCAATGGCACATGGTTTGAAGGTTAACATCACCAGACTTCCTTAG